The genomic stretch cacattaaaattccattttgcgtaaaagagattacaacatttaactttgcaaaagtagataattgaaatattttaaaagcaataaaaatagattaggttagattcgagctacaatgacattagtttgggttcaaggcaaggttgcagggcctcaacaagggaaaaaagggggagggactgttggcctggctcagtgagccagaactcacccactaatccctactactgccgtaagcaggtaatgaattcccaatgtattaagtttaggtttaataaattataaatatattttattaataacataataatatacaaatatgtataatcataaagtaataaataagcctacagctattaataatgtccgtaatctgtataattccaaaatacggatcactcggatgcggatgctgcttacataatctcgtctgtcaaggtgtttcggcaggaaaggccttggcagacttatatattcctgaaatgagggttcatacctaccgactagaattggtttcatggtggtatcagatgggttagtgtacggtaaccgatggtcatcttgcttataatctcgtctgccaaggtgtttcggcaggaaaaaccttggcagacttatatatttctaaaatgggggttcatacctaccgactggaattggtttcatggtggtatcagatgggttagtgtagggtaaccgatgccgaccttgcttacataatctcgtctgccatggtgttacggcaggaaaagccttggcagacttatatattcctgaaatgagggttcatacctaccgactggaattggtttcatggcggtatcagatgggttagtgtacggtaaccgatggtcatcttgcttataatctcgtctgccaaggtgtttcggcaggaaaaaccttggcagacttatatattcctaaaatgggggttcgtacacttcgtacctactgactggaattggtttcatggtggtatcagatgggttagtgtagggtaaccgatgccgaccttgcttacataatctcgtctgccaaggtgtttcggcaggaatagccttggcagacttatatattcctgacatgagggttcatacctaccgactggaattggtttcatggtggtatcagatgggttaaattaggggtcccgttggccacctttgagagcgtctgccaagcacttccggctaaaaaaatactggcagacttcgcttttatgtgtctacatgtaaatttctaactgctgccataactattatttcggtatcagatgggttaaatcagcccccttttttcgcaccggaagtggccttctttttcgtactttcggcaagttccgccgtggcagactatcgaattcggacttagcatcacttttatggtttcccattgtgtatttcatcgtggtatcaagttggttagaaaatttgcggccggctcttctactataagCAAGTAAAtcactttgcttttttttatgagcccatattgtcccactgctttaTCAAAgcgaaaagtaaaatatacccaTACTATAGGTCACTGAATGACTAAGAGGCActtattaacaacaaaaaagatgagtatagtgtagtttcttaacaattttcaataataaacgtattaaaacctgaaaaaagtacttaaatccaattccggaattttcgatattcagttgtatcaattccggaattgtaatatcggaagatttgtccgagattccggaatttcgagattccggaattccggaatgcaagccctaGTTACAATTGACCCTTCGTGCGGTGCAGGTCAATAGTACCAAAAATTGGAACGTAAATAAAACCCAAacaatatgtttattatatAAAGGTTTATTATTTTAGAGCTTAACTGTAATTAGTGTTCTAATTCTAGGgtaaccatgcatgtcgtaaataaattaataacttttttttccaACTAGACTAGAAAATTTACGTTAACCTCActgatactgatacgaaacagttgcttataatttacgaaatgcacagtgttagtcctgctcacgtctcctgaatcaccctgtatagttacTTTCTATTGCCCCCTGTTACAATCAACCCCGCCTTAAAAAATACTGACATTCAAATTTTTTGACCAATAACAATCGACTGCGTTGTaaagtatattatatacatatgtatatatggGTCAAATCATGACAGTCAAAATTGACTTCTTAGCTGCGTTAATGCGTGCGTGCTTTATGACAAGTCACACCGCTTGCTTGAGgtgtttcttgtttttttttttccaattcataaataaatgtacgttTACGTGTCTGATGAGCGAATGCTCTTTAAGGAACCTTAAACTAACATATCTCATAGTAAGATGATCGCTACTCACAATTATGACAAGTGTAACTCAAttcctggcccctatttcaccaagccgacagtgacatatgtcgagtgtCAATTGCCAAGTGACAGGTGACAAGTGACAATTTAGTAGACTGTTTTTGTATAGAAGTGCTTATAAACTTGACAGGCCTTTAGTTACAATTGTCAATCTTTCATTTAATGACAATGATTTGATGAATcaagagtagtttttataagtCGACATGTTTGTCAATttgtcggtaattcttgacatgaAATCGGAGCTGTGTCAGGCTtaggtgacaattgtagtgttttcgTTGTTAGCAAACCCCGTTATTGGCAAACGTTGGCAAAACAAACTTTGTACCCTAAATTCGCCTTTAGGGTACAAATAAAAATCGCTTTTAAATTCTTCTTAACAAGCATGAAATCATAATAACACTATAAATAGTAATTGTTGCCTACGAAGGCGTTTAGTACTTCAACATTTAGGATTTGGATTTGGAATAAGTTTCAGTATAGTTTTGATTGAGTTGGGGACAGGTAGCGAAATTAGGTATGTttaggtaaataggtaggtattgttttttttataatttacttggGCGAAGTTGGGCACTAACGGAAAGTTAGGGTTTTGGTTAGAAAATGAATCTCCGCGAAAGTAACAGAGGTGACATTCTTATACAAGGGAATACATAAAGTAGGTAAGAATAGATTTCTACTTTGACATACACTGCACTTGCATttgcaaaaaaaataacttaaaagtaacaaaaaaataatgctttcacgccttgtcaacaaataatgtaggtacgctGCATTAGGTAGGATTGGGATCTCAATCAATATCATGTTAGTGATGACAACACGGTACACAGAAAGCAATTAACGATATCTTGTCAAGAATTGACAAATATATCGACTAGTAAAAATTACCCTTGTTTCACAAAATAATTGTCATTAAATTTAAGATGGACAATTGTACCAAAATACCTGTCATGTTTATATGAAATTCTATACAAAACAATCTACGAAATTGTCACCTGTCACCTGTCACTTGTCAATTGtcactcgacatatgtcactgacaaatgTCGGTGTGGTAAAACAGAGGTCTGTCATTTTTTGACAATTGCCATACCTGTCgtagttggtgaaatagggccctggtCAGTACACTCTTCATGAGCCCACAATTGACAATGATCACATTGCACCCATGTTTCATTGGATCTGCTTATACTATAAGGCTCACCACAGACTAGGCAATAGTATTCTTCTACAGAATCCTCCTTGTcgttgaatattttttccttttccgCTCCCTTTCCCCTTGTCTATTACCTTGCCTTTTCCCTTCCCTTTTGCTTTTTCCGTCTcatatttttcctttatttttggtttctcctaatgcttttttaatatttttggtaacgtTGTTAAGGAGTCGTTTGTACCGCGGTGTCAATTGTAACGGTACAATTGTCCCCGGCTCACATAGTTACTAATGCCCCCGAGTACCCAAAATTACATAAAGTACTTATATTTCAATTCCTTTACCTAACTcatccccatactgtcccaCAAAAGAAACTTTGATAACTAACTAATCATAATCTAATACCAATCTAACTCTAGGATTATTTAGTTTTgaataatattacaaaatatttctcgTAAATACTTACTTTAATCACTCGAAAACAAAAATGGTCTCCGCGCACCTCCGTTCCGCGTCGCAGCGAGCGGCCGACTAGTGTAGTGAATAAACGAAGCatgttgttgtatggagacccatgcattaatttctcagtcgatgaaattttgcttggttattgtatagtatgagccgaaactaacatataaatatccaaaaaaaaaccactcctaagttaggtatttatacgtaaaaatacaaatctgtttatatattgaaccgagtaattcctctgtccaaaattattttaccaaataagttatttgtatcagtatctgatactagaaaaaaatctaaaacttttgtcaaacatgagaatattttttttacgataattccttttttggcgctcattttcatcggaaaattgctctgccattttttccttctcatatgatcttagaatataatttggcgtagtgggtaagaaaatccaaaaaaaaatgcatacccaagtttatgtattttagaactataaaaaactgagagtggaaaatttctcagcctgatttctttttaaatatatactaagtagtcacgtatatacttaaatccaaaatatccaaaataactgtcatcccttgtacaccccgctcctatacactgctcccgatatgtttagttttgaatacgctcgttatttttttggatgtttttatagttgaatggaaagaaaactgtgaacttaattcaataaataaaatggatagagaaattttccacagcgagtaaaaaggcaatttctgaaaaaaagtatagttacagggtaatttttttagattttcaatttgtatgtataaatcggcaataaaatggcattccagtgaaaaaattagactgagcaattttccggtccaagacacgccaaaaaattatattttgttaatattggtatttctgcggggattttttttttgatatttcatatattgttgcaatacgttacatgaacatgtccggagaagaaagtttaaacggagcaattttccgtaaaaagatattaacgatttaagactttaggtatttacttaaatactattattattgttctttggaaatttatacaatactttttatttattgatactttatcatactgtaaagctttttctggctgaggaattactgcggggtccactacctttatttactacactaagtGAGCGGGTCCAGACAAGTATTGGGCTTTATCGTATATACCCACATATTCATATTTCGTTGTAATTGTGAAGATAATAACGATGGTACTATTGCCCCGTGGTACTATTGCACCCGGTCTAccctacgtttctgcactagagcagtttaggttccaattccaacgattttattattctttttacaataaggaattgaaatttgggtataaatggatttgttatacaatttccattctgatatttgactccccattccataaataacgatattacttttggccaaattgttaattgaaagtacctactctcaaaaatacctagtataaaaatttatttaaaaaacacatgcattttactttccttatatgcgaaatgaaaagtagagtgttttaactcgggtgaaaggcaacatttttgaaaaaaatatcaaCAAGAAATGATCACTTGGTTAATAATCTACTAATGTTTTTGTTATGCACAAGTAGAacatatagaatcttgtttatttacaagatgacatttttttccacatacctatatatttttgagaaaaatatagctaggtattttagtttaaaaatcattgttacaataaatataggcttttccagcgaacatttatatttctgccgaaccgaaagcagaattcacaaggcttttcggtggacgaccgttacgcgaatgattgtttggactgacctttctattaaatgtatagttatataaatgtattttattgtgtaataatcataataattattaagttatattaaatctgggaatgaaattatatcagaaaggagactcTTAAAtgagtatactcgtaacatgctttgtgcattaaatatatctccctctattgagtgaaaatgaaacaaaatacacaggtaatctgtgttgcggttttaaagtgccatctgttacacctttgataaattaaaaatgattgcttgtcaaatgaagtcgccatgttagaattacacctacactataagcatcactcacacaaacaagcaatggggcaaatttttaccaatattcaaaggcttttttcttaataatattaatcaaaatctagtatttttttacgttaagcgaagacagaagtatatatactacccaaacaatacatatataagtgaagaaaccctatatattaggagctagggtgccaagaagtttgtatgaaattcgagcaaggagaaccaccttaaattGTCTGGAGTATAAATAGTTATGGActaacttgtgtttaaaaaaactTACCCCCATTTCAGTTGGACACCAATCTATGCCAAAGCCCTCTTGTTGATGTCCAGTGAATGAATACAGAGGCTTGACCGGGTTGTTGACAGTGTCTAGATTGTAGCGCTCCAGCAGGGCAGGGTCGTCCACAGCTTGCAATTGCTGTGTTATGTTCCAGATGTCTACTCTACCTAATTCTGACCAGCTTGCTGCTAGTACAGAGTTTTTGAAGTTTGATGTCTGAAATTTAaagatattcattttttttaacacagtCAATATTATATTGGTTAACGTTAGTGTTTAAGTATACTATTTAAATTCTGTATAAGTCATTGTGATAGTTGAAATTaatgaattttaattaattttttaaggTCTTTATTAAGCATGCATGCCAGAGAAACTTTGATGAAGAggttaaattagttaaattGAGATTTTATGTTTCATTAATAAGCTGAATATGCAAAAAACAATTGCCATAATCAATGGTCAACTGTATATGTACTGTGTATAATACATgaattaattttaagtttttcaagcatataatttgtaatacacggtgtaacatgagtaaaccgaataattttaatagcgtattcctgatcatatttagagagaaaaatgtcctataaacttttttgaaattcgcctagtttaagagatattattaattaaaaaaaaaacaagtttttattgttacttagtgttaaaggcctttttgatggagatgttgctgctatgggacgtagtctaaatatccttattgatagatgtcaaaaaatgacaagtaacactttgcaaaaagtaggttatacgaaaaaaaaatgtaaaaatcaattttaagtgacaagtttacctataacatttattttttatatacaaatacatccaaaaaattgaaaaaacaaaacaaacaaaaaaattttttttgccgaaattcacctaaactcatattacattttttacttcttttgacctcagaaatgcgtggttaaaattattcggtttcctcatgttacaccgtgtatatattctCTTTCTAACATTATTcatacagtaaaaatatttagattttacccTAATTCTATTGACACAGCCCTGGTGCTTGATGAAGGAGAAGGTCATCTGTGGCTTCTTCTCCTCGTCCTCGTCCTCATCATCATCCTCGTCAGACTCCTCGTCCTCCTCTGCCTCGGGTTTGGATGTCGGGTGCAGGTTTGACATCTTTACCACTAGGATACTGAATTAATGAATTATATTAGAAAATTGAGTTTACACAATAAATTTTAAGAAACAACATACCACTGTATacatttaatttgattttgataactaattatacatactattctataatatcaaagaaatatTGTGAACGCTATGAGATATTTAGATTATTAGTTATACTGGTAATGGTTCCTGATTATAACAGCGTAAATTAGGCTTATGATGTTCGGGATTTGGGACTTCTAAGGGATCATtgagacgatgcgagaacttgcatgcgagtttcattactgttaattgaatttaacgaaaccaacagtccgcaatgtaactaaaatagcatgcgagttcgcgtgccgtctaaatcagccctaatacATAGCATATactgtaatcaaatcttaatCTTTTGATAAAACCGTTTTACCCAAATACTTACTTGTTCAAATGGGCACTAGAGGCTTGCGTGCCGGACACCAGATAGGCGGTCATTGGGAACAGTTCCCTATTACTCCCCAGGTTATCGTTGACTATATCGAAGCTCAGACATGGTGCGCCAGTCTGTGCTTGGTGCAGCATCACGTACGCCGACTGATCGCACACTAGCTGTTCATCCTCCTTAAGCGGTCGACTCGGCAGGTAAGTCTTAGGTTCGTCACCGTCTTCTTCATCCATGCTTTCATCTTCACTCTCACTAGAGCTCGCGTCCATCTCTTCTTCGTTCATAGacatttttactttaatatgcttaaaaaacagcaaaaattaaagaaaacacGTGGTGTGCAATATTTTGGAATGAAGACTTGACGCGCAAACgtcactgtcagtgtcaaaaaatcGTTCGGAAATTCAgagaccagtgg from Cydia fagiglandana chromosome 11, ilCydFagi1.1, whole genome shotgun sequence encodes the following:
- the LOC134669035 gene encoding glutamate-rich WD repeat-containing protein 1: MSMNEEEMDASSSESEDESMDEEDGDEPKTYLPSRPLKEDEQLVCDQSAYVMLHQAQTGAPCLSFDIVNDNLGSNRELFPMTAYLVSGTQASSAHLNNILVVKMSNLHPTSKPEAEEDEESDEDDDEDEDEEKKPQMTFSFIKHQGCVNRIRTSNFKNSVLAASWSELGRVDIWNITQQLQAVDDPALLERYNLDTVNNPVKPLYSFTGHQQEGFGIDWCPTEMGVLATGDCRRDIHIWKPNEAGTWDVDQRPLVGHTSSVEDLQWSPNERNVLASCSVDKTIRIWDTRAAPSKACMLTAENAHENDINVISWNNKEPFIASGGDDGFLHIWDLRQFTNKTPVGTFKHHTAPVTSVEWHWAEPSIVASAGEDNQVVLWDLAVERDDDEVVDEELKNLPPQLLFIHQGQTDIKELHWHKQIPGVIVTTAHTGFNIFKTISV